In a genomic window of Scyliorhinus torazame isolate Kashiwa2021f chromosome 5, sScyTor2.1, whole genome shotgun sequence:
- the LOC140419289 gene encoding uncharacterized protein: MEKPWKCGDCGLGCYSPSELETHRRIHTGERPFTCSVCGKGFAKSSNHITHQHVHTDQRPFKCADCERSFKSRNNLRIHQRTHTGERPFSCSVCGKGFTQSSHLLKHQLVHTDQRPFKCAGCEKIFKSRINLLIHQRTHTGEWPFTCSVCGKGFNALSNLRTHHQVHSDQRPFKCADCEKNFKSRNNLLRHQRTHTGERLFTCSMCGKGFTCTSHLLKHQLVHTDQRPLKCAECEKSFKSRMDLLTHQRTHTGERPFICLECGKGFNALSNLRSHHLVHSDQRPFKCADCEKSFKSRINLLIHQRTHTGERPFTCSMCGKGFTRSSHLLRHQLLHTGQRPLKCADCEKSFKSKKDLVIHQRTHTGERPFTCSVCGKGFTCSSQLLRHQRGHTGRRPYTCPVCDKKFTQSSHLNRHQLVHTEQKPFKWSDCEKRFKSKPNC, encoded by the coding sequence atggagaaaccgtggaaatgtggggactgtgggttgGGATGCTATTccccgtctgaattggaaactcatcgacgtattcacactggagaaaggccattcacctgctccgtatgtgggaagggattcgctaaaTCATCCAACCACATCACACACCAGCATGTTCatactgaccagagaccgtttaaatgtgctgactgtgagaggagctttaaaagcagaaataatttgcggatacatcaacgcactcacactggggagaggccgttctcctgctctgtgtgtgggaagggattcactcagtcatctcacCTCCTgaaacaccaacttgttcatactgatcagagaccttttaaatgtgctggctGTGAGAAGATCTTTAAAAGCAGAATAAATTTACtgatacaccaacgcactcacactggggaatggcctttcacctgctccgtgtgtgggaagggatttaatgctttatcaaacctccggactcaccatcaggtccactctgatcagagaccttttaaatgtgcagactgtgagaagaactttaaaagcagaaataatttactgagacaccaacgaactcacactggggagaggctgttcacctgctccatgtgtgggaagggattcacttgtacATCCCACCTTCTgaaacaccaacttgttcacactgaccaGAGACCGTTGAAATGTGCTgaatgtgaaaagagctttaaaagcagaatggatttactgacacatcaacgcactcacactggggagaggccattcatctgtctggaatgtgggaagggatttaatgctttATCAAACCTCCGGTCTCACCATCtggttcactctgaccagagaccttttaaatgtgctgactgtgagaagagctttaaaagcagaattaatttactgatacatcaacgcactcacactggggagaggccattcacctgctccatgtgtgggaagggattcactcggtcatcacaccTCCTGAGACATCAACTTCTTCATACTGGTCAGAGACCGttgaaatgtgctgactgtgaaaagagctttaaaagtaaaaaggatttagtgatacatcaacgcactcacactggggagaggccgttcacctgctccgtgtgtgggaagggattcacatgttcatcccagcttctgagacaccagcgaggtcacactgggcggagaccgtacacttgccccgtgtgtgacaagaaattcactcagtcatcccacttgaatagacaccaacttgttcatactgaacagaaaccttttaaatggtctgattgtgaaaagagatttaaaagtaaaccgaattgctga